From the genome of Segatella hominis, one region includes:
- a CDS encoding L-fucose/L-arabinose isomerase family protein encodes MVSKNIPVVKLGIIAVSRDCFPIALSTQRRENIVKEYKGDLYNCKTTVENEQDMLKAVADVKEQGCNALVVFLGNFGPETPETLIAKNFDGPVMFVAAAEGDGDMINGRGDAYCGMLNCSYNLGMRHLKGYIPEYPVGTAEDVAKMIADFVPVARVILGLKGLKIITFGPRPQDFFACNAPIKGLYELGVEIEENSELDLLVSYKEHENDPRIDDVCKDMAEEMGEGKYYPDLSRRMAQFELTLLDWAENHKGSRQYVAFADKCWPAFPSQFGFEPCYVNSRLVSRGIPVACEVDIYGALSEYIGMCASDDTVTLLDINNSVPKYIYDEDIVGKYDYKLTDTFMGFHCGNTPQCKMCSTRAIKYQLIQNRLLENGGKPDFTRGTLEGDIAASDITFYRLQCDSEGNLRSYIAEGEVLDVPTRSFGGIGIFAIKEMGRFYRHVLIQKGYPHHGAVAFSHVGKTLFEVFKYLGIKDIAYNQPATLPYPTENPWK; translated from the coding sequence ATGGTAAGCAAAAACATTCCAGTAGTCAAGCTCGGTATCATTGCCGTTAGCCGTGACTGTTTCCCTATTGCTCTCTCTACTCAGCGTCGTGAGAACATCGTAAAAGAATACAAAGGTGACTTGTACAACTGCAAGACAACAGTAGAAAATGAGCAAGATATGCTCAAGGCTGTAGCTGATGTGAAAGAGCAGGGTTGCAATGCATTAGTTGTATTCCTTGGCAACTTTGGTCCAGAGACACCAGAGACATTGATTGCCAAAAACTTTGATGGCCCAGTAATGTTTGTTGCTGCAGCAGAAGGCGATGGCGACATGATCAATGGTCGTGGCGATGCATATTGCGGTATGCTCAACTGCTCTTACAACCTCGGTATGCGCCACTTGAAGGGATATATTCCTGAGTACCCAGTAGGCACAGCAGAGGATGTAGCAAAGATGATAGCAGACTTCGTACCAGTGGCTCGTGTCATTCTCGGTTTGAAGGGTTTAAAGATCATTACATTCGGTCCTCGTCCTCAGGATTTCTTCGCTTGCAATGCTCCTATCAAGGGCTTGTATGAACTGGGTGTAGAAATCGAGGAAAATTCAGAGCTCGACCTTCTCGTATCTTATAAGGAACATGAGAACGACCCACGCATCGATGATGTATGCAAGGATATGGCGGAAGAAATGGGCGAAGGCAAGTACTATCCTGACTTGAGCCGCCGCATGGCACAGTTTGAGTTGACATTGCTCGACTGGGCAGAGAACCACAAGGGTTCACGCCAGTATGTAGCATTTGCCGACAAGTGCTGGCCTGCATTCCCAAGCCAGTTCGGTTTTGAGCCATGCTATGTAAACAGCCGTTTGGTAAGCCGTGGCATCCCTGTAGCTTGCGAGGTAGATATCTATGGTGCACTCTCTGAGTATATCGGTATGTGTGCTTCCGACGATACAGTAACATTGCTCGACATCAACAACTCAGTACCTAAGTACATCTATGATGAGGACATCGTTGGCAAGTACGACTACAAATTGACCGATACCTTCATGGGCTTCCACTGCGGTAACACGCCTCAGTGCAAGATGTGTTCTACCCGTGCCATCAAGTATCAGTTGATTCAGAACCGTTTGTTGGAGAATGGCGGCAAACCAGACTTTACCCGTGGTACTCTGGAAGGAGACATAGCAGCTTCAGACATCACATTCTATCGCTTGCAGTGCGATTCAGAGGGCAATCTCCGCAGCTACATTGCCGAAGGAGAAGTTCTCGACGTTCCTACCCGTTCATTCGGTGGTATCGGTATCTTCGCTATCAAAGAGATGGGTCGTTTCTACCGCCACGTATTGATCCAGAAGGGTTATCCACATCATGGAGCCGTAGCATTCTCTCACGTAGGCAAGACCCTGTTTGAGGTATTCAAGTATCTCGGCATCAAGGACATCGCTTACAACCAGCCAGCAACTTTGCCTTATCCTACAGAGAATCCTTGGAAGTAA
- a CDS encoding alpha-galactosidase codes for MKLKSIAFLLLTIALPAMAEKVSVNTGKMSLVLDVENGKPAQYLYFGTRLNNADLQNLKVADNGRMDAYPAYGLNTPAEAALAMRHSDGNLSTALVATGSDVKAEGNTTVTTIHLKDPVYRIKVDLKYRTYSDVDMIEAWTEIQNGEKGTVTLTTFASAMLPIRRGDVWMSHLSGTWANEGQLSHEKLQPGEFVIRNNDGTRNSHTDHGEVMFSLNGKGQENTGDVIGAALVYSGNYKLKTVTDDTEYHYFFAGINEQNSEYHLKKGETFKTPALALTYSTEGLSGASRNFHKWGRKYILAHGDKERDILLNSWEGVYFDINQKGMDQMMADIHSMGGELFVMDDGWFGKKYPRKTDNCALGDWVVDTEKLPDGIEGLLRDAKKNGVKFGIWIEPEMTNSVSELYEKHPDWVIKAPKRDAVLGRGGTQLVLDLSNPKVQDFVYGVVDNLLTKYPEIAYIKWDANMAIMNHGSQYLPMADQSHLYIAYHQGFAKVIDRIRAKYKDVVIQCCASGGGRANWGMLRGFDEFWVSDNTDALQRIYMQYGTSYFFPAIAMASHISAVPNHTVFRTTSLKYRIDVAMSGRLGMEIQPKNMTDEEKALCKKAISEYKEIRPVVQFGDLYRLVSPYDNQGLSSIMYVSEAKDKAVFYWWKIANFYNVHLPLVKMAGLDANKMYKVRELDVIDNKPLDCEGKSYSGKYLMEHGLEMPYTNEVDWGKKTDWSSRVLYLEAQ; via the coding sequence ATGAAGTTAAAATCAATTGCTTTCTTACTCTTGACCATTGCTTTGCCTGCGATGGCAGAAAAGGTATCGGTGAATACAGGGAAAATGTCGCTTGTTCTTGATGTAGAGAACGGCAAGCCTGCCCAGTATCTCTATTTCGGTACCAGGTTGAATAACGCAGATTTACAGAATCTGAAAGTGGCAGATAATGGTCGTATGGATGCTTATCCTGCTTATGGTTTGAATACCCCTGCTGAGGCTGCGCTCGCCATGCGTCATAGCGATGGAAATCTCTCTACTGCACTCGTGGCAACCGGAAGCGATGTGAAAGCGGAAGGAAATACTACCGTCACTACCATCCATCTCAAGGATCCTGTATATCGTATAAAGGTGGATTTGAAATATCGCACATATAGTGATGTGGATATGATTGAGGCTTGGACGGAAATCCAGAACGGCGAGAAGGGAACGGTCACTCTGACTACTTTCGCATCTGCCATGCTTCCTATCCGCCGCGGGGATGTCTGGATGAGCCATCTCTCTGGCACTTGGGCGAACGAGGGACAACTCAGTCACGAGAAACTGCAACCAGGCGAATTTGTTATCCGCAACAACGACGGTACTCGAAATTCTCATACCGATCATGGTGAAGTGATGTTCTCACTCAATGGCAAGGGACAGGAGAATACGGGTGATGTCATTGGCGCAGCGCTTGTATATAGCGGCAACTATAAGTTGAAAACGGTTACCGACGATACGGAATATCACTACTTCTTTGCTGGTATCAATGAGCAGAATTCTGAGTATCATCTGAAGAAAGGTGAGACTTTCAAGACTCCAGCTCTCGCTTTGACTTATTCCACAGAAGGTTTGAGTGGCGCAAGTCGCAATTTCCATAAATGGGGACGTAAGTATATCCTCGCTCATGGTGACAAGGAGCGTGACATCCTTTTGAACTCCTGGGAGGGCGTTTATTTCGATATCAATCAGAAGGGGATGGACCAGATGATGGCCGACATACATAGCATGGGAGGTGAACTCTTTGTGATGGATGACGGATGGTTTGGCAAGAAATATCCTCGTAAGACAGACAACTGTGCACTTGGCGACTGGGTGGTTGATACCGAAAAATTGCCTGATGGCATAGAGGGTTTGCTTCGTGATGCCAAGAAAAACGGCGTGAAATTTGGTATTTGGATTGAACCGGAAATGACCAATTCTGTAAGTGAACTTTATGAGAAACATCCAGACTGGGTCATCAAGGCTCCTAAGCGTGATGCAGTATTGGGACGTGGCGGTACGCAGCTGGTTCTCGATCTGTCCAATCCGAAGGTACAGGACTTTGTTTATGGTGTGGTTGACAATTTGCTGACCAAGTATCCTGAGATTGCTTACATCAAGTGGGATGCCAACATGGCCATTATGAATCATGGAAGCCAATATCTACCAATGGCAGATCAGAGTCATCTCTATATCGCTTATCATCAGGGATTTGCCAAAGTTATCGACCGTATCCGTGCCAAATATAAAGATGTAGTTATCCAGTGCTGTGCGAGTGGTGGTGGTAGAGCCAACTGGGGAATGCTCCGTGGCTTCGACGAGTTTTGGGTGAGCGATAATACCGATGCCCTCCAGCGTATCTACATGCAGTATGGTACCAGCTATTTCTTCCCAGCCATCGCTATGGCAAGCCATATCTCTGCGGTTCCTAATCATACCGTCTTCCGTACCACTTCCTTGAAGTATCGTATTGATGTGGCGATGAGCGGTCGTCTGGGTATGGAAATCCAGCCTAAGAATATGACTGATGAAGAGAAGGCGCTTTGCAAGAAAGCCATTTCTGAGTATAAGGAAATCCGCCCTGTTGTACAGTTTGGTGATCTCTATCGCTTGGTTTCACCATACGATAATCAGGGTTTGTCTTCCATCATGTATGTAAGCGAGGCAAAGGACAAGGCTGTGTTCTATTGGTGGAAGATAGCTAATTTCTATAATGTACATTTGCCATTAGTCAAGATGGCTGGTTTGGATGCCAATAAGATGTATAAGGTACGTGAGCTGGATGTCATCGACAACAAGCCTCTCGACTGCGAGGGTAAGTCCTATTCGGGTAAGTATTTGATGGAACATGGTTTGGAAATGCCTTACACCAATGAAGTAGATTGGGGCAAGAAAACAGACTGGTCTTCACGAGTGCTCTATTTGGAGGCTCAGTAA
- the trhA gene encoding PAQR family membrane homeostasis protein TrhA: protein MKLKIHFNHKEELWNSWSHAGGILLGVIVGIIFLYWCFTQHNGWATAGIILYLFGMLMSYIASTTYHAISAWSKWKERLRKWDHAAIYWHIAGSYSPITLIAMREQGYWGWSLFIFIWACAIAGTVMSFAKLKDHSNLETLCFVGMGLSVLVAFKPLIDSVSPATVWWIIAEGICYITGAVFYSINKKKYMHSVFHFFVLAGSVCHIIAVWDILMKYI, encoded by the coding sequence ATGAAACTCAAAATTCATTTCAACCATAAGGAGGAACTCTGGAACTCCTGGTCTCATGCCGGAGGCATCCTGCTGGGTGTCATCGTGGGCATCATCTTCCTCTATTGGTGTTTCACTCAGCACAATGGTTGGGCCACAGCGGGCATCATCCTCTATCTTTTCGGTATGCTCATGTCATACATCGCTTCCACCACCTATCATGCCATTTCTGCCTGGAGCAAGTGGAAGGAACGGCTGCGCAAGTGGGATCATGCCGCCATCTACTGGCATATTGCCGGTTCCTACTCCCCTATCACGCTCATAGCCATGCGCGAACAGGGATATTGGGGATGGAGCCTTTTTATCTTTATCTGGGCTTGCGCCATTGCCGGAACCGTCATGAGTTTTGCCAAGCTCAAGGACCACAGCAACTTAGAGACGCTCTGCTTTGTCGGCATGGGTCTCTCTGTTCTCGTTGCCTTCAAGCCGCTTATCGATTCTGTTTCCCCAGCCACAGTCTGGTGGATTATTGCAGAAGGTATTTGCTACATCACGGGTGCTGTGTTCTACAGTATCAACAAGAAGAAATACATGCATTCCGTGTTCCATTTCTTTGTACTGGCAGGTAGTGTCTGCCACATCATCGCCGTTTGGGACATTCTCATGAAATATATCTAA
- a CDS encoding ATP-binding cassette domain-containing protein, producing the protein MIQIKDIDFRYPGSKHLVFRDFSLELKENNIYGLLGKNGTGKSTLLYLISGLLRQQQGTILVDGISAQDRKAEMLKDIFMVPEEFELPNVSLATYVKMNQGFYPNFSQEVLDRCLKDFDLPLSLKLNELSMGQKKKVFMSFALATGTRFLLMDEPTNGLDIPSKSQFRKVIANNMTEDRTLIISTHQVHDVESLLDHIIIMNQSQLLLDASISNICEKYTFEYRNPQEMDDTVLYAEPTLQGNAAICKRQEGKQETQMNLELLFNAVINGKLND; encoded by the coding sequence ATGATACAGATTAAAGACATTGATTTCAGATACCCAGGTAGCAAGCACCTTGTATTTAGAGATTTCTCTTTGGAACTCAAGGAGAACAACATTTATGGCTTGCTCGGTAAGAATGGTACAGGCAAGAGCACCCTGCTCTACCTCATCAGCGGATTGCTCCGCCAGCAACAAGGTACCATTCTCGTGGATGGCATTTCGGCACAAGATCGCAAAGCCGAGATGCTGAAGGACATCTTCATGGTGCCCGAAGAGTTTGAACTGCCCAACGTTTCCCTCGCCACCTACGTGAAGATGAACCAGGGATTCTATCCTAACTTCTCGCAGGAAGTGCTGGACCGTTGCCTCAAGGATTTTGATTTACCACTCTCTCTCAAGTTGAACGAACTCTCGATGGGACAGAAGAAGAAGGTATTCATGAGTTTCGCACTCGCCACGGGTACCCGCTTTCTTCTGATGGACGAGCCAACCAATGGTCTCGACATCCCATCGAAGAGCCAGTTCCGTAAGGTCATCGCCAACAACATGACGGAAGACCGCACCCTCATCATCTCAACTCATCAGGTGCACGATGTAGAGTCGCTGCTCGACCACATCATCATCATGAACCAGAGCCAACTGCTGCTCGACGCATCTATTTCAAACATCTGCGAGAAATACACCTTCGAATATCGCAACCCACAGGAAATGGACGACACCGTGCTCTACGCCGAGCCAACCCTGCAGGGCAATGCCGCCATCTGCAAGCGTCAGGAGGGGAAACAGGAAACACAGATGAACCTGGAGTTGCTCTTCAATGCAGTAATTAATGGAAAATTAAACGATTAA
- a CDS encoding GntR family transcriptional regulator: MNFSNDKAIYVQIAERLSDEILAGKYKEDERIPSVREYAVLLEVNANTAVKAYDLLATDEIIYNKRGLGYFVSAGAKKQIKKTRKKEFMKERLPELARQMQLLDISIDEVKEELEKNLKKIKI; encoded by the coding sequence ATGAATTTCAGTAATGATAAAGCAATATACGTACAGATAGCCGAGCGACTGAGCGATGAGATTCTGGCGGGCAAGTACAAGGAAGACGAGCGAATACCGAGCGTCAGGGAATACGCCGTGCTGCTGGAGGTAAATGCCAACACAGCCGTGAAGGCATACGACCTGCTTGCCACCGACGAGATTATCTACAACAAGCGAGGCCTGGGCTACTTTGTTTCCGCTGGAGCCAAGAAGCAGATTAAAAAGACCCGCAAGAAGGAGTTTATGAAAGAAAGACTCCCGGAACTCGCCCGACAAATGCAGCTTCTCGACATCTCCATCGACGAAGTGAAGGAAGAGTTGGAAAAGAATCTCAAAAAGATAAAGATATGA
- a CDS encoding ABC transporter ATP-binding protein has translation MSLIHLKDVNKTYQGAQPLHVLKGIDLDIERGEFVSIMGASGSGKSTLLNILGILDNYDTGEYRLNDVLIKDLSETRAAEYRNKMIGFIFQSFNLISFKTAVENVELPLFYQGVSRKKRHELAMEYLDKLGLKQWANHYPNEMSGGQKQRVAIARALITKPEIILADEPTGALDSKTSVEVMDLLKELHQKEGMTIVVVTHESGVANETDKVIHIKDGLIGSIEDNRDHHLVSKDYVK, from the coding sequence ATGTCATTAATTCATCTAAAAGACGTCAACAAGACCTATCAGGGTGCTCAGCCACTCCATGTACTGAAGGGCATCGACCTCGACATCGAACGTGGCGAGTTCGTCAGCATCATGGGTGCTTCCGGCTCGGGAAAATCCACCTTATTAAATATATTGGGTATTCTCGACAACTACGATACGGGCGAATACCGACTCAATGATGTGCTCATCAAAGACCTCTCGGAAACCCGTGCTGCCGAATACCGCAACAAGATGATTGGCTTCATCTTCCAGTCGTTCAACCTCATCTCGTTCAAGACGGCGGTGGAAAACGTAGAGCTTCCACTCTTCTACCAGGGCGTGAGCCGCAAGAAGCGCCACGAACTGGCGATGGAATATCTCGACAAACTGGGCTTGAAGCAATGGGCCAACCATTATCCCAACGAGATGTCGGGAGGACAGAAGCAGCGTGTAGCCATCGCCCGTGCCCTCATCACCAAACCCGAAATCATCCTTGCCGATGAGCCTACCGGAGCCCTCGACTCCAAAACGAGCGTGGAAGTGATGGACCTGCTGAAGGAACTGCACCAGAAAGAGGGAATGACCATCGTGGTGGTAACCCACGAAAGCGGTGTTGCCAACGAGACCGATAAGGTTATCCATATCAAGGACGGACTCATCGGAAGCATCGAAGACAACAGAGACCATCATCTCGTATCGAAAGACTACGTGAAATAA
- a CDS encoding ABC transporter permease translates to MRELIKEIWSTSKRNKLRTSLTGFAVAWGIFMLIFLLGAGNGLINAQLQQSTRFLANSMRVFPGETSKAYKGLKEGRSITLNDKDILISNKTYGQYVDDVGGRLEQNNVNINYGDNYVASQSLVGVAPTHPKIDKTEMIAGRFINEIDMKEQRKNVVLSRSQAKELCKDYRSLVGKNVKISNLNFQVVGIYKDDESRNNTDAFIAYSTIKTIYAKGDDAGSLEFTIKNLKTQEDNEQFEKNYRASINNNHQAAPDDDRTIWFWNRYMDNIQMNQGIAIMQTALWIVGLFTLLSGIVGVSNIMLITVKERTREFGVRKAIGAKPWSILKLIITESIIITSFFGYIGMVCGVAANEIMDATIGHTTVDTGLFKAAMFVNPTVGLGTCIGATIAIVIAGTIAGLIPAIKAARIRPIEALRAE, encoded by the coding sequence ATGAGAGAATTAATCAAAGAAATATGGAGTACGTCGAAGCGCAACAAGCTCCGCACTTCGCTCACGGGATTTGCCGTTGCCTGGGGTATCTTCATGCTGATATTCCTGCTGGGCGCCGGCAACGGACTGATTAATGCCCAGTTGCAGCAAAGCACCCGATTCCTTGCCAACTCCATGCGAGTATTCCCAGGCGAAACCTCCAAGGCTTACAAGGGACTGAAGGAAGGCAGAAGCATCACGCTCAACGACAAGGACATCCTCATCAGCAACAAGACCTATGGTCAGTATGTAGATGATGTGGGTGGAAGATTGGAACAGAATAACGTGAACATCAACTACGGCGATAATTATGTGGCAAGCCAGTCGTTGGTGGGTGTGGCTCCTACACATCCCAAAATCGACAAGACGGAGATGATAGCCGGACGATTCATCAACGAAATCGATATGAAGGAGCAGCGCAAGAATGTGGTGCTGAGCCGAAGCCAGGCCAAGGAACTCTGCAAAGACTACCGTTCGCTGGTGGGCAAGAACGTAAAGATCAGCAACCTCAACTTCCAGGTGGTGGGAATTTACAAGGATGATGAATCGCGCAACAATACCGATGCCTTCATAGCCTACTCCACCATAAAGACCATCTACGCCAAAGGCGATGATGCAGGAAGTCTGGAGTTCACCATCAAGAACCTGAAGACCCAGGAAGATAACGAGCAGTTTGAGAAGAACTATCGTGCCAGCATCAACAACAACCATCAGGCTGCACCTGATGACGACCGCACCATCTGGTTCTGGAACCGATACATGGACAATATCCAGATGAACCAGGGAATCGCCATCATGCAGACGGCACTCTGGATAGTAGGTCTGTTCACCCTGCTGAGCGGAATCGTGGGCGTAAGCAACATCATGCTCATCACCGTGAAGGAGCGAACCCGAGAGTTTGGCGTAAGAAAAGCCATCGGAGCCAAGCCTTGGTCGATACTAAAGCTCATCATCACCGAGAGCATCATCATCACCTCATTCTTCGGCTACATCGGAATGGTCTGCGGCGTGGCGGCAAACGAAATCATGGACGCAACCATCGGTCACACCACCGTAGATACCGGACTGTTTAAAGCCGCCATGTTTGTGAACCCTACGGTGGGCCTCGGCACCTGCATCGGTGCGACCATCGCCATCGTCATCGCAGGCACCATCGCCGGACTCATCCCAGCCATCAAGGCTGCAAGAATCCGACCGATAGAGGCGCTGAGAGCGGAGTAG
- a CDS encoding ABC transporter permease — translation MRLDLDTYKEILDTITRNKSRSLLTGFGVFWGVFMLIALMGGGQGLKEILQNNFAGFATNTAIIWAQNTTKPYKGFNKGRSWQMEEKDLERLRHRVPELDVITPLLFGGNKSVVFGDKKFSGSTQGVNPDYAQVSVPKMFYGRYINEMDVRHQRKVCVIGKQIYKTLFPGGGDPCGKSVRVDSTYYTVVGVDYRSGNGVNFGGRADETITIPQTVLRTAYNRGTAIDIIATTGKPGVVMSSIAQRMRETIARAHNIDPSDEKGIMVFNTEVLFQMLDNLFKGVNFLIWLVGIGTLLAGAIGVSNIMMVTVKERTTEIGIRRAIGATPKMILSQIISESILLTLVAGMSGIIFGVAILQMLEMANTTDGILTAHFQVDFWTAISSAILICILGGLAGLAPAWRAMSIKPVDAMRDE, via the coding sequence ATGCGATTAGATTTAGATACATATAAAGAAATACTCGACACCATCACGAGGAACAAGAGCCGCAGTCTGCTCACGGGCTTCGGCGTGTTCTGGGGCGTGTTTATGCTCATCGCCCTGATGGGTGGCGGCCAGGGACTGAAGGAGATACTGCAGAACAACTTCGCAGGCTTCGCCACCAACACCGCCATCATCTGGGCGCAGAACACCACCAAACCTTACAAGGGATTCAACAAGGGACGCTCCTGGCAGATGGAAGAGAAAGACCTGGAGCGACTGCGCCACAGGGTGCCCGAACTCGATGTCATCACCCCGCTGCTCTTCGGAGGCAACAAGTCGGTGGTGTTTGGCGACAAGAAATTCAGCGGCAGCACGCAGGGCGTGAATCCCGACTATGCCCAGGTTTCCGTGCCTAAAATGTTTTACGGCAGATACATCAACGAGATGGATGTGCGCCACCAGCGCAAGGTTTGTGTCATCGGCAAACAGATTTACAAGACCCTCTTCCCCGGCGGCGGTGACCCATGCGGCAAGAGCGTGCGAGTGGATTCCACCTATTACACAGTGGTGGGTGTAGATTACCGCTCGGGAAATGGCGTGAACTTCGGCGGTAGAGCCGACGAAACCATCACCATTCCGCAAACCGTGCTCCGCACCGCCTACAACCGCGGAACCGCCATCGACATCATCGCCACCACCGGTAAGCCGGGCGTGGTGATGAGCAGCATCGCCCAGCGAATGCGTGAAACCATAGCCAGGGCCCACAACATCGACCCTTCAGACGAAAAGGGAATCATGGTGTTCAATACGGAGGTGCTCTTCCAGATGCTCGACAATCTGTTTAAGGGCGTCAACTTCCTCATCTGGCTGGTAGGTATCGGCACCCTTCTCGCCGGCGCCATCGGAGTTTCCAACATCATGATGGTAACGGTGAAGGAGCGAACCACCGAGATAGGCATTCGCCGAGCCATCGGCGCCACGCCGAAGATGATTCTCTCGCAAATCATCTCAGAGAGTATTCTCCTCACCCTGGTGGCAGGCATGAGCGGCATCATCTTTGGAGTAGCCATCCTGCAGATGCTGGAGATGGCGAACACCACGGATGGCATTCTCACCGCCCATTTCCAGGTAGATTTCTGGACGGCCATCTCTTCAGCCATCCTCATCTGCATCCTTGGCGGCCTAGCCGGACTTGCCCCAGCCTGGCGAGCCATGAGCATCAAGCCGGTAGATGCAATGAGAGACGAATAA
- a CDS encoding efflux RND transporter periplasmic adaptor subunit, with the protein MKKYSKLIVAAIVALIFIGTFVFLYEKSQPKPVEYTEFTPKMGDVLKTTVITGKIEPRNEVNVKPQISGIITEICKQAGDFVQAGEVIAKVKVIPDMGQLSSAQARVRLAEINLKQAQVNYGREEQLYKKQLVSADEFDKVKQSLQQAKEEKVAALDALEVVRDGVSKSNASASSTLIRSTISGIILDIPVKVGNSVILANTFNDGTTIASVANMNDLIFRGNIDETEVGNLVVGMPMKITIGAMQDLKFDADLEYISPKAVENNGANQFEVKAAVRSVKGGKIRSGYSANAEIVLAKAMHVLTVPESAIEFSGDSTFVYVVKGSGDKKTYERRQVTTGLSDGVNIEIKKGLGLKDKVRGPQIVADNNKDNDE; encoded by the coding sequence ATGAAAAAGTATTCAAAGTTGATAGTTGCGGCGATAGTCGCCTTGATTTTCATCGGAACCTTCGTGTTCCTTTATGAGAAATCACAGCCTAAGCCTGTGGAATATACCGAGTTTACCCCAAAGATGGGCGATGTGTTGAAAACCACGGTGATTACGGGTAAGATAGAGCCTCGCAACGAGGTGAACGTAAAGCCTCAGATTAGTGGTATCATCACCGAAATCTGCAAGCAGGCAGGTGATTTCGTGCAGGCAGGCGAGGTAATCGCCAAGGTAAAGGTGATTCCGGATATGGGACAGCTCAGTTCGGCGCAGGCTCGTGTGCGCCTTGCCGAAATTAACCTGAAGCAGGCACAGGTAAACTATGGTCGCGAGGAACAGCTCTACAAGAAGCAGCTGGTCAGCGCCGATGAGTTTGACAAAGTGAAACAGTCGTTGCAACAGGCAAAGGAGGAGAAGGTTGCCGCCCTTGATGCGCTCGAAGTGGTTCGTGATGGTGTTTCCAAGAGCAACGCCAGCGCCTCTTCCACCCTCATCCGTTCTACCATTTCGGGAATTATCCTCGATATTCCTGTCAAAGTAGGTAACTCCGTGATTCTTGCCAACACCTTTAATGACGGAACCACCATCGCCAGTGTAGCAAACATGAACGACCTCATCTTCCGTGGCAACATCGATGAGACCGAGGTCGGCAATCTGGTAGTGGGAATGCCGATGAAGATTACCATCGGAGCGATGCAGGATTTGAAGTTTGATGCCGACCTGGAGTATATTTCTCCAAAGGCTGTAGAGAACAATGGTGCCAACCAGTTTGAGGTAAAGGCAGCCGTGCGCTCGGTGAAAGGCGGTAAAATTCGCTCAGGCTATAGTGCCAATGCCGAGATTGTATTGGCGAAGGCGATGCATGTGCTCACCGTGCCAGAGAGCGCCATCGAGTTTAGTGGCGACTCCACCTTTGTATATGTGGTAAAAGGCAGCGGTGACAAGAAGACTTACGAGCGCCGACAAGTAACCACAGGTTTGAGCGATGGCGTGAACATCGAAATCAAGAAAGGCCTGGGATTGAAGGACAAGGTAAGAGGTCCGCAAATCGTAGCCGACAACAATAAGGATAATGATGAGTAA